A genomic window from Phocoena sinus isolate mPhoSin1 chromosome 20, mPhoSin1.pri, whole genome shotgun sequence includes:
- the MED1 gene encoding mediator of RNA polymerase II transcription subunit 1 isoform X3: MYLALQSLEQDLSKMAVMYWKATNAGPLDKILHGSVGYLTPRSGGHLMNLKYYASPSDLLDDKTTSPIILHENNVPRSLGMNASVTIEGTSAMYKLPIAPLIMGSHPVDNKWTPSFSSITSANSVDLPACFFLKFPQPIPVSRAFVQKLQNCTGIPLFETQPTYVPLYELITQFELSKDPDPIPLNHNMRFYAALPGQQHCYFLNKDAPLPDGRSLQGTLVSKITFQHPGRVPPILNLIRHQVAYNTLIGSCVKRTILKEDSPGLLQFEVCPLSESRFSVSFQHPVNDSLVCVVMDVQDSTHVSCKLYKGLSDALICTDDFIAKVVQRCMSIPVTMRAIRRKAETIQADTPALSLIAETVEDMVKKNLPPASSPGYGMTTGNNPMSGTTTPTNTFPGGPITTLFNMSMSIKDRHESVGHGEDFSKVSQNPILTSLLQITGNGGSTIGSSPTPPHHTPPPVSSMAGNTKNHPMLMNLLKDNPAQDFSTLYGSSPLERQNSSSGSPRMEMCSGSNKAKKKKSSRLPPDKPKHQTEDDFQRELFSMDVDSQNPIFDVNMTADTLDTPHITPAPSQCSTPPTTYPQPVPHPQSSIQRMVRLSSSDSIGPDVTDILSDIAEEASKLPSTSDDCPPIGTPVRDSSSSGHSQSALFDPDVFQANNNENPYTDPADLIADAAGSPSSDSPTNHFFPDGVDFNPDLLNSQSQSGFGEEYFDESSQSGDNDDFKGFTSQALNTLGVPMLGGDNGETKFKGNSQADTVDFSIIAVAGKALGPTDLMEHHSGSQSPLLTTGDLGKEKTQKRVKEGNGTSNSSLSGPGLDSKPGKRSRTPSNDGKSKDKPPKRKKADTEGKSPSHSSSNRPFTPPTSTGGSKSPGSSGRSQTPPGVATPPIPKITIQIPKGTVMVGKPSSHSQYTSSGSVSSSGSKSHYSHSSSSSASNSGKMKSSKSEGSSSSKLSSSIYSSQGSSGSSQSKNSSQSGGKPGSSPITKHGLSSGSSSTKMKPQGKPSSLMNPSLSKPNISPSHSRPPGGSDKLASPMKPVPVTPPSSKAKSPISSGSGGSHMSGTSSSTGMKSSSGLGSSGSLSQKTPPSSNSCTASSSSFSSSGSSMSSSQNQHGSSKGKSPSRNKKPSLTAVIDKLKHGVVTSGPGGEDPMDGQVGVSTNSSSHPVSSKHNMSGGEFQGKREKSDKDKSKVSTLGGSVDSSKKTSESKNVGSTGVAKIIISKHDGGSPSIKAKVTLQKPGESSGEGLRPQMASSKNYGSPLISGSTPKHERGSPSHSKSPAYTPQNLDSESESGSSIAEKSYQNSPSSDDGIRPLPEYSTEKHKKHKKEKKKVKDKDRDRDRDKDRDKKKSHSIKPESWSKSPISSDQSLSMTSNTILSTDRPSRLSPDFMIGEEDDDLMDVALIGN, encoded by the exons ATGTACTTGGCTCTCCAATCCTTAGAACAGGATCTATCTAAAATGGCAGTTATGTATTG GAAAGCAACCAATGCTGGTCCCTTGGATAAGATTCTTCATGGAAGTGTTGGCTATCTCACTCCAAGAAGTGGGG GTCATTTGATGAACTTGAAGTATTATGCCTCTCCTTCTGACCTGCTGGATGATAAGACTACATCCCCTATCATTTTGCATGAGAATAATG ttcCTCGATCTTTGGGCATGAATGCATCAGTGACAATCGAAGGAACATCTGCTATGTATAAACTCCCAATTGCACCATTAATTATGGGGTCACATCCAGTTGACAACAAATG gactccctccttctcctcaaTCACCAGTGCCAACAGTGTTGATCTTCCTGCCTGTTTCTTCTTGAAATTTCCCCAGCCAATCCCAGTATCTAGAGCATTTGTTCAGAAACTTCAGAACTGCACAG GAATTCCATTGTTTGAAACCCAACCAACTTATGTACCGCTTTATGAACTGATCACTCAATTTGAGCTGTCAAAGGACCCTGACCCTATACCTTTGAATCACAACATGCGATTTTATGCT GCTCTTCCAGGTCAGCAGCATTGCTATTTCCTCAACAAAGATGCTCCTCTTCCAGATGGTAGAAGTCTACAGGGAACCCTTGTTAGCAAAATCACCTTTCAGCACCCTGGCCGGGTTCCTCCTATCCTGAATCTGATCAGACACCAAGTGGCCTATAACACCCTAATTGGAAGCTGTGTCAAAAGAACTATTCTGAAAGAAG aTTCTCCTGGGCTCCTCCAATTTGAAGTGTGTCCCCTCTCAGAATCCCGTTTCAGCGTATCTTTTCAGCACCCTGTGAATGACTCCCTGGTGTGTG TGGTAATGGATGTGCAGGACTCAACACATGTGAGCTGTAAACTCTACAAGGGGCTGTCAGATGCACTCATCTGCACAGATGACTTCATTGCCAAAGTTGTTCAAAG atgtatGTCCATCCCTGTGACGATGAGGGCTATTCGGAGGAAAGCTGAAACCATTCAGGCCGACACTCCAGCACTGTCCCTCATTGCAGAGACAGTTGAAGACATGGTGAAAAAGAACCTGCCCCCGGCTAGCAGCCCAGGGTATGGCATGACCACAGGCAACAACCCAATGAGTGGTACCACTACACCAACCAACACCTTTCCGGGGGGTCCCATTACCACCTTGTTTAATATGAGCATGAGCATCAAAGATCGGCATGAGTCGGTGGGCCATGGGGAGGACTTCAGCAAGGTATCTCAGAACCCAATTCTTACCAGTTTGTTGCAAATCACAGGGAACGGGGGGTCTACCATTGGCTCGAGTCCGACCCCTCCTCATCACACGCCGCCACCTGTCTCTTCGATGGCCGGCAACACCAAGAACCACCCGATGCTCATGAACCTTCTTAAAGATAATCCTGCCCAGGATTTCTCAACCCTTTATGGAAGCAGCCCTTTAGAAAGGCAGAACTCCTCTTCCGGCTCACCCCGGATGGAAATGTGCTCGGGAAGCAACAAGGCAAAGAAGAAGAAGTCATCAAGATTACCACCTGACAAACCCAAGCACCAGACTGAAGATGACTTTCAGAGGGAGCTATTTTCAATGGATGTTGACTCACAGAACCCTATCTTTGATGTCAACATGACAGCTGACACGCTGGATACGCCACACATCACTCCAGCTCCAAGCCAGTGTAGCACTCCCCCAACAACTTACCCACAACCAGTACCTCATCCCCAATCCAGTATTCAAAGGATGGTCCGACTATCCAGTTCAGACAGCATTGGCCCGGATGTAACTGATATCCTTTCAGACATTGCAGAAGAAGCTTCTAAGCTTCCCAGCACTAGTGACGATTGTCCACCCATTGGCACCCCTGTTCGAGATTCTTCAAGCTCTGGGCATTCTCAGAGTGCCCTCTTTGACCCTGATGTCTTTCAAGccaataataatgaaaatccaTACACTGATCCAGCTGACCTTATTGCAGATGCTGCTGGAAGCCCCAGTAGTGACTCTCCTAccaatcatttttttcctgatggAGTAGATTTCAATCCTGATTTGTTGAATAGCCAGAGCCAAAGTGGTTTTGGAGAAGAATATTTTGATGAAAGCAGCCAAAGTGGAGATAATGATGATTTCAAAGGATTTACATCTCAGGCACTAAATACTTTGGGGGTGCCAATGCTTGGAGGTGATAATGGGGAGACTAAGTTTAAAGGCAATAGCCAAGCTGACACAGTTGATTTCAGTATAATAGCAGTGGCTGGTAAGGCTTTGGGTCCTACAGATCTTATGGAGCATCACAGTGGTAGCCAGAGTCCTTTATTGACCACTGGGGACTTAGGGAAAGAAAAGACTCAAAAGAGAGTAAAGGAAGGCAATGGCACCAGTAACAGTAGTCTGTCAGGGCCAGGATTAGACAGCAAACCAGGGAAGCGCAGTCGAACCCCTTCTAATGATGGCAAAAGCAAAGATAAGCCTCCAAAACGGAAGAAGGCAGACACTGAGGGAAAGTCTCCATCTCACAGTTCTTCTAACCGACCTTTCACCCCACCTACTAGTACAGGTGGATCCAAATCTCCAGGCAGTTCAGGAAGATCTCAGACTCCCCCAGGTGTTGCCACACCACCCATTCCCAAAATCACTATTCAGATTCCTAAGGGAACAGTGATGGTGGGCAAGCCCTCCTCTCACAGTCAGTATACCAGCAGTGGTTCTGTGTCTTCCTCAGGAAGTAAAAGCCACTATAGCCATTCTTCCTCGTCTTCTGCTTCCAACTCAGGCAAGATGAAAAGCAGTAAATCAGAAGGTTCATCAAGTTCCAAGTTAAGTAGCAGTATATATTCTAGCCAGGGGTCTTCGGGATCTAGCCAGTCCAAAAATTCATCCCAGTCTGGGGGGAAGCCTGGCTCCTCTCCTATTACCAAGCATGGACTGAGCAGTGGCTCCAGCAGCACCAAGATGAAACCTCAAGGGAAGCCATCATCACTTATGAATCCTTCTTTGAGTAAACCAAACATATCCCCTTCCCATTCAAGGCCACCTGGAGGCTCTGATAAGCTTGCCTCTCCAATGAAGCCTGTTCCTGTGACTCCCCCATCCTCTAAAGCCAAGTCTCCTATCAGTTCAGGTTCTGGTGGTTCTCACATGTCTGGAACTAGTTCAAGCACTGGCATGAAGTCATCTTCAGGGTTAGGATCTTCAGGCTCATTGTCTCAGAAAACTCCCCCATCATCTAACTCTTGTACAgcatcttcctcttccttttcctcaagtGGCTCTTCCATGTCATCCTCTCAGAACCAGCATGGGAGTTCCAAAGGGAAATCTCCCAGCAGAAATAAGAAGCCGTCCTTAACAGCTGTCATAGATAAACTGAAGCATGGGGTTGTCACCAGTGGCCCTGGGGGTGAAGACCCAATGGACGGCCAGGTGGGGGTGAGCACAAATTCTTCTAGCCATCCTGTGTCCTCCAAACATAACATGTCAGGAGGAGAGTTCCAGGGCAAGCGTGAGAAAAGTGATAAAGACAAATCAAAGGTTTCCACCTTGGGGGGCTCGGTGGATTCATCTAAGAAGACCTCAGAGTCAAAAAATGTGGGGAGCACGGGTGTGGCAAAAATTATCATCAGCAAGCATGATGGGGGATCCCCCAGCATTAAAGCCAAAGTGACTTTGCAGAAACCTGGGGAAAGTAGTGGAGAAGGGCTGAGGCCTCAGATGGCCTCTTCCAAAAACTATGGCTCTCCACTCATCAGTGGTTCCACTCCAAAGCATGAGCGTGGCTCTCCCAGTCATAGTAAGTCACCAGCATATACCCCCCAGAATCTGGACAGTGAGAGTGAGTCAGGCTCCTCCATAGCAGAGAAGTCTTATCAGAACAGTCCCAGCTCAGATGATGGCATCCGACCTCTTCCAGAGTACAGCACAGAGAAGCATAAgaagcacaaaaaagaaaagaagaaagtaaaagacaaagaTAGGGACCGGGACCGGGACAAAGACCGAGACAAGAAAAAATCTCATAGCATCAAGCCAGAGAGTTGGTCTAAATCACCCATCTCTTCAGACCAGTCCTTGTCTATGACAAGTAACACAATCTTATCTACAGACAGGCCCTCAAGGCTTAGCCCTGACTTTATGATTGGGGAGGAAGATGACGATCTTATGGATGTGGCCCTGATTGGCAACTAG